The Chloroflexota bacterium genome contains the following window.
AGCCTTGCGGCTGCTCGATTTTTCTCGCCTTCACGTTTGGAGCACGGTCGTATGTTGCGAATCCGCCTGGCGCGGCTTGGTCGGAGAAACCGCCCGCACTATCGGGTGGTCGTGGCCGAACGCCGCTCGGGTCGCGACGGCCGCCGCGTCGACGAGCTTGGCCACTATGACCCCCTCACCGAGCCATCCACCGTGGTGCTGGACGTGCCGCGCACCGAGGAGTGGATCCGCAAGGGCGCCCAGCCCACCGAGCGCGTGCGCAAGTTGCTGGCGATTGCGCGCGAGGCTGCGGCCGCCGCGCCTGCCGGCAACGGCGAATAGACCGGACCGGTGGACGAGCTGATCGAATTCATCGGCCGGAACCTGGCCACGGTGCCCGACGAGGTGCGCGTGGAGCGCTTTCGGCGCCACCACCTGCACGTCTACAAGCTGTTTGTCGACCCGCAAGACATGGGACGCGTGATCGGGCGGCAGGGCCGGGTGGCCATCGCGATCCGGGCCGTCATGCAGGCGGCGCCCATCAGCCAGGGACGACGGCTGGCGCTCGATATCCAGGAAGCCAGCTAGCCGCGAGCGTCGTCGGCGCTGGGACGCCCGCCCGAGGCGCGTCGCGGCGCAACCGGATTCCGGCGTACGCTTGACCGACCGCCGCTCGGTCAGAAAGCCGGAGAGCGTCCGTGCGATTCGACGTCGTCACCATCTTTCCCGGCATGCTGGAGCCTGTGCTGCAGGCAAGCCTGCTGGGCAAGGCGCGCGAACGCGGGTTGATCGACATCCACGTTCACGACCTGCGGCGCTGGGCGGACCCGCCCCACCGACAGGTTGACGACTATGCCTATGGCGGCGGGCCCGGAATGCTCATGAAGCCCGAGCCGATCGTGCGCGCCGTCGAGGAACTGCGTACCGAGAACTCATGGACCGTGCTGCTCTCGCCACAGGCTCCGCCCCTCACGCAGCCGGCCGCGCGGCGCCTGGCCGAGCGGCCACACCTGATCCTCGTCTGCGGGCGCTACGAGGGCGTCGATGACCGGGTGCGCGACCTGGTCATCGATGAAGAAATCAGCATCGGCGACTACATCGTTGCCGGCGGCGAGGTGCCGGCCCTGGTGCTCATCGAGGCAACCTCGCGGCTGATTCCGGGCGTCGTCGGATGCGAAGACTCGGTGCGGGACGAGTCCCATGCCGCGGGCTTGCTGGAGCATCCGCAGTACACCCGCCCGGAGGAGTTCCGCGGTCGGCGCGTGCCGGCGACGCTGCTTAGCGGCGACCACGGGCGCGTGGCGGATTGGCGGCGGGCGCACGCCCTCCGGCGCACGCTCGACCGGCGGCCCGATCTGCTGTCCGAACGCGACCTTACGGATACGCAGCGTCGGCAGTTGGCCGAGTTCGATCTCGACCGGCCCGACGCTGCCACCGAGGCGCTCCCGTGAGCGACGTCGCGATCCTCCACGACCTCGAGGCGCGGCTGGCGCTCACGGCCGGGGTCGATATCGTCGCCAACACCGTCAAGTGCACCATGGGCCCGCGAGGGCGCAACGTGGCCTACCGGGGCGAGCTTGGCCCTCCCAAGATCACGCATGACGGGGTATCCGTCGCGCGGGACATCCAGCTTCGCAACGGATTCCTACAGACCGGCGCGGCGATCGTCACGGAGGCGTGCCGGCTCACCAACACCGCCGCCGGCGACGGCACGACGACGGCCGCCGTGCTCACGCAGGCCTTGACGCATGAAGCTCAGCGGCTGGTGGCCGCGGGCGCGGACCCAATGCGCTTGCGGCGGGGGCTTGCGGCGGCGGTCCTGAGCGTCGACCAGGCTGTGCGCGAGCAGTCCAGGCCGATCACCACCATGCGCGAGACGGCCTGGGTGGCCGGGCTGGCGTCGCACGATGCCGATCTCGGGGAGATCATTGCCGGCATCTTCCACAGATTTGGGCTGGG
Protein-coding sequences here:
- a CDS encoding KH domain-containing protein, with protein sequence MDELIEFIGRNLATVPDEVRVERFRRHHLHVYKLFVDPQDMGRVIGRQGRVAIAIRAVMQAAPISQGRRLALDIQEAS
- the rpsP gene encoding 30S ribosomal protein S16 — translated: MLRIRLARLGRRNRPHYRVVVAERRSGRDGRRVDELGHYDPLTEPSTVVLDVPRTEEWIRKGAQPTERVRKLLAIAREAAAAAPAGNGE
- the trmD gene encoding tRNA (guanosine(37)-N1)-methyltransferase TrmD, with protein sequence MRFDVVTIFPGMLEPVLQASLLGKARERGLIDIHVHDLRRWADPPHRQVDDYAYGGGPGMLMKPEPIVRAVEELRTENSWTVLLSPQAPPLTQPAARRLAERPHLILVCGRYEGVDDRVRDLVIDEEISIGDYIVAGGEVPALVLIEATSRLIPGVVGCEDSVRDESHAAGLLEHPQYTRPEEFRGRRVPATLLSGDHGRVADWRRAHALRRTLDRRPDLLSERDLTDTQRRQLAEFDLDRPDAATEALP